A part of Odontesthes bonariensis isolate fOdoBon6 chromosome 23, fOdoBon6.hap1, whole genome shotgun sequence genomic DNA contains:
- the pth3r gene encoding parathyroid hormone 3 receptor isoform X2: MLSPKGTSAFALFHYLITVTALIDSDDVITRDEQIYVLIGAHARCERSIQAQMAFIREGDCVPEWDGIICWPRSRPRQLVSVPCPEYIYDFNHRGQAYRQCDVSGNWELVPSNNRTWANYTECTRYLTSNHRSLEDVFQRLHLMYTVGYSISLASLLVAVSILCYFKRLHCTRNYIHIHLFTSFICRAVSIFVKDAVLYSISDDNKAEPELTTEKPPMAGCKAAVTLFLYFLATNHYWILVEGLYLHSLIFMAFLSDKNYLWALTIMGWGVPAVFVSIWVSARASLADTQCWDISAGNLKWIYQVPILAAIVVNFLLFINIIRVLASKLWETNTGKLDPRQQYRKLLKSTLVLMPLFGVHYIVFMALPYTEVTGLLWQVQMHYEMFFNSSQGFFVAFIYCFCNGEVQAEVKKAWLRRSLVLDIKQKARMTSSGGGSCYYGGMMSHATTHSVCLSATNPRALSFTGGSVGSGGAASAACSCGSAVRVPRYTFPTSLHPHSGLCVYAVGDTETSSPQQDLAVWKPGRAESGVFARHTSADKGKVDWKSHGAEDPDSSLSLKELETIL; this comes from the exons ATGTTGTCACCAAAAGGAACTAGTGCTTTCGCTCTTTTCCACTATTTGATAACAGTTACTGCACTG atagactctgatgatgtcatcacacGTGACGAGCAAATCTATGTTCTGATTGGAGCTCATGCAAGGTGTGAAAGGAGCATCCAGGCACAAATGGCCTTCATCAGAG AAGGTGACTGTGTCCCAGAGTGGGATGGGATCATCTGCTGGCCACGGAGCAGACCACGTCAGCTGGTCTCGGTTCCATGTCCAGAGTACATTTATGACTTCAACCACAGAG GACAAGCCTACCGCCAGTGTGATGTGTCAGGGAACTGGGAACTAGTGCCCAGTAACAACCGCACTTGGGCAAACTACACTGAATGCACCAGATACCTGACCTCCAACCACAGAAGCCTAGAGGAT GTGTTTCAGCGACTCCATCTTATGTACACTGTTGGCTACTCCATTTCTCTAGCGTCTCTGTTGGTGGCGGtctccatcctctgctatttcaa GCGTCTCCACTGTACGCGCAATTACATCCACATTCACCTCTTCACCTCCTTCATTTGTCGAGCTGTTAGCATATTTGTGAAGGACGCTGTGCTCTACTCCATATCTGATGACAATAAAGCTGAGCCTGAGCTCACAACAGAGAAGCCTCCAATG GCTGGTTGTAAAGCTGCTGTAACCCTCTTCCTGTACTTCCTGGCAACCAATCATTACTGGATTCTGGTGGAGGGATTGTACCTCCATAGCCTCATCTTCATGGCTTTCCTCTCTGACAAGAACTACCTATGGGCTCTCACCATCATGGGCTGGG gtgttccagctgtgtttgtgtCCATCTGGGTCAGTGCACGAGCTTCACTGGCAGACACTCA ATGTTGGGACATCAGTGCCGGAAACCTGAAATGGATCTATCAAGTTCCCATTCTGGCAGCCATTGTG GTTAATTTCCTCCTCTTCATTAACATAATCCGTGTACTTGCCTCTAAACTGTGGGAAACCAACACTGGTAAACTGGACCCCCGACAACAGTACAG GAAGCTGCTTAAGTCCACGTTAGTTCTCATGCCCTTGTTTGGAGTTCACTACATTGTGTTCATGGCTCTTCCCTACACTGAGGTTACTGGGCTGCTGTGGCAGGTGCAGATGCATTACGAGATGTTCTTCAACTCTTCTCAG GGTTTTTTCGTGGCGTTCATCTACTGTTTCTGCAACGGGGAG GTGCAGGCAGAGGTAAAGAAGGCGTGGCTAAGACGCAGCCTGGTTTTGGACATCAAACAGAAAGCCAGGATGACCAGCAGTGGCGGAGGCAGCTGTTACTACGGTGGGATGATGTCACACGCCACCACCCACAGCGTCTGCTTGTCTGCCACCAATCCCAGAGCTCTCTCCTTCACAGGAGGGTCGGTGGGCTCAGGTGGAGCTGCCTCTGCCGCTTGTAGCTGTGGGTCAGCAGTCAGGGTGCCACGCTACACTTTCCCAACTTCCCTCCACCCTCACAGCGGCCTGTGTGTATACGCTGTTGGTGACACAGAGACCTCAAGCCCCCAACAAGACCTTGCTGTGTGGAAACCAGGGAGGGCTGAGTCAGGAGTTTTTGCCAGACATACCAGCGCCGACAAAGGAAAGGTTGACTGGAAAAGTCATGGAGCAGAAGATCCAGACAGCTCGTTATCTCTGAAGGAGCTAGAGACCATCTTGTAA
- the pth3r gene encoding parathyroid hormone 3 receptor isoform X1: MLSPKGTSAFALFHYLITVTALIDSDDVITRDEQIYVLIGAHARCERSIQAQMAFIREGDCVPEWDGIICWPRSRPRQLVSVPCPEYIYDFNHRGQAYRQCDVSGNWELVPSNNRTWANYTECTRYLTSNHRSLEDKVFQRLHLMYTVGYSISLASLLVAVSILCYFKRLHCTRNYIHIHLFTSFICRAVSIFVKDAVLYSISDDNKAEPELTTEKPPMAGCKAAVTLFLYFLATNHYWILVEGLYLHSLIFMAFLSDKNYLWALTIMGWGVPAVFVSIWVSARASLADTQCWDISAGNLKWIYQVPILAAIVVNFLLFINIIRVLASKLWETNTGKLDPRQQYRKLLKSTLVLMPLFGVHYIVFMALPYTEVTGLLWQVQMHYEMFFNSSQGFFVAFIYCFCNGEVQAEVKKAWLRRSLVLDIKQKARMTSSGGGSCYYGGMMSHATTHSVCLSATNPRALSFTGGSVGSGGAASAACSCGSAVRVPRYTFPTSLHPHSGLCVYAVGDTETSSPQQDLAVWKPGRAESGVFARHTSADKGKVDWKSHGAEDPDSSLSLKELETIL; this comes from the exons ATGTTGTCACCAAAAGGAACTAGTGCTTTCGCTCTTTTCCACTATTTGATAACAGTTACTGCACTG atagactctgatgatgtcatcacacGTGACGAGCAAATCTATGTTCTGATTGGAGCTCATGCAAGGTGTGAAAGGAGCATCCAGGCACAAATGGCCTTCATCAGAG AAGGTGACTGTGTCCCAGAGTGGGATGGGATCATCTGCTGGCCACGGAGCAGACCACGTCAGCTGGTCTCGGTTCCATGTCCAGAGTACATTTATGACTTCAACCACAGAG GACAAGCCTACCGCCAGTGTGATGTGTCAGGGAACTGGGAACTAGTGCCCAGTAACAACCGCACTTGGGCAAACTACACTGAATGCACCAGATACCTGACCTCCAACCACAGAAGCCTAGAGGAT AAGGTGTTTCAGCGACTCCATCTTATGTACACTGTTGGCTACTCCATTTCTCTAGCGTCTCTGTTGGTGGCGGtctccatcctctgctatttcaa GCGTCTCCACTGTACGCGCAATTACATCCACATTCACCTCTTCACCTCCTTCATTTGTCGAGCTGTTAGCATATTTGTGAAGGACGCTGTGCTCTACTCCATATCTGATGACAATAAAGCTGAGCCTGAGCTCACAACAGAGAAGCCTCCAATG GCTGGTTGTAAAGCTGCTGTAACCCTCTTCCTGTACTTCCTGGCAACCAATCATTACTGGATTCTGGTGGAGGGATTGTACCTCCATAGCCTCATCTTCATGGCTTTCCTCTCTGACAAGAACTACCTATGGGCTCTCACCATCATGGGCTGGG gtgttccagctgtgtttgtgtCCATCTGGGTCAGTGCACGAGCTTCACTGGCAGACACTCA ATGTTGGGACATCAGTGCCGGAAACCTGAAATGGATCTATCAAGTTCCCATTCTGGCAGCCATTGTG GTTAATTTCCTCCTCTTCATTAACATAATCCGTGTACTTGCCTCTAAACTGTGGGAAACCAACACTGGTAAACTGGACCCCCGACAACAGTACAG GAAGCTGCTTAAGTCCACGTTAGTTCTCATGCCCTTGTTTGGAGTTCACTACATTGTGTTCATGGCTCTTCCCTACACTGAGGTTACTGGGCTGCTGTGGCAGGTGCAGATGCATTACGAGATGTTCTTCAACTCTTCTCAG GGTTTTTTCGTGGCGTTCATCTACTGTTTCTGCAACGGGGAG GTGCAGGCAGAGGTAAAGAAGGCGTGGCTAAGACGCAGCCTGGTTTTGGACATCAAACAGAAAGCCAGGATGACCAGCAGTGGCGGAGGCAGCTGTTACTACGGTGGGATGATGTCACACGCCACCACCCACAGCGTCTGCTTGTCTGCCACCAATCCCAGAGCTCTCTCCTTCACAGGAGGGTCGGTGGGCTCAGGTGGAGCTGCCTCTGCCGCTTGTAGCTGTGGGTCAGCAGTCAGGGTGCCACGCTACACTTTCCCAACTTCCCTCCACCCTCACAGCGGCCTGTGTGTATACGCTGTTGGTGACACAGAGACCTCAAGCCCCCAACAAGACCTTGCTGTGTGGAAACCAGGGAGGGCTGAGTCAGGAGTTTTTGCCAGACATACCAGCGCCGACAAAGGAAAGGTTGACTGGAAAAGTCATGGAGCAGAAGATCCAGACAGCTCGTTATCTCTGAAGGAGCTAGAGACCATCTTGTAA
- the taco1 gene encoding translational activator of cytochrome c oxidase 1 has protein sequence MAGLIRAFRTLRPATLAVVSGRLPAPVQPVPSPASCALFPVWRTCRVRTLQVCSALYAGHNKWSKVKNIKGPKDEARGKMFMKFGMMIRIAVKEGGSNPDLNLNLAHILEQCRNKNMPKASVDAAIKGAEKAKPASQHMFEARGPGGCLLLVEVLTDNNSRAHQEIKRMLAKNGGMLSDGARHNFNRRGVVVALGQNITAERALELAIEAGAEDVQEAEDEEEKPLLKFICDMTDLNKVRTSLQGLGIQITSAGLEFVPRNHTSLDQDQMESASTLIENLTDCPDVVRVWDNIQADS, from the exons ATGGCGGGGCTGATCAGGGCTTTTCGGACCCTGCGGCCCGCAACCCTGGCCGTGGTCTCGGGCAGGCTTCCGGCCCCGGTACAGCCCGTCCCTTCACCCGCTTCATGTGCGTTGTTCCCGGTGTGGAGGACGTGTCGCGTCAGGACGCTGCAGGTGTGCTCTGCCTTATACGCCGGCCATAACAAGTGGTCCAAGGTGAAAAACATCAAGGGACCTAAAGATGAGGCGAGAGGGAAGATGTTTATGAAGTTCGGTATGATGATCAGAATAGCTGTGAAGG AGGGTGGATCAAACCCAGACCTGAATTTAAACTTAGCCCACATACTGGAGCAATGCAGGAACAAGAACATGCCGAAAGCATCCGTAGATGCAGCGATCAAGGGTGCG GAGAAGGCTAAACCGGCGTCCCAGCACATGTTTGAAGCTCGGGGGCCCGGTGGATGTCTGCTGCTCGTCGAGGTCCTGACGGACAACAACTCCCGCGCCCACCAGGAAATCAAACGCATGCTCGCCAAGAACGG AGGGATGCTGTCAGACGGAGCCCGTCACAACTTCAACCGGAGAGGCGTGGTGGTGGCACTGGGTCAGAACATCACCGCAGAGAGAGCTCTGGAGCTGGCCATCGAGGCGGGAGCTGAAGATGTCCAAGAGGCTGAGGACGAGGAGGAGAAGCCCCTGCTGAAG TTCATTTGTGACATGACTGACCTGAATAAGGTGCGGACCTCTCTGCAGGGGCTGGGAATCCAGATTACATCTGCTGGGTTGGAGTTTGTTCCCCGCAACCATACGTCTCTGGACCAGGACCAGATGGAATCTGCTTCGACTCTAATAGAAAACCTCACTGACTGTCCAGATGTAGTGCGAGTGTGGGACAACATCCAGGCTGACAGCTGA
- the kcnh6b gene encoding voltage-gated inwardly rectifying potassium channel KCNH6 → MELRSPSKGMDRPQNVTEKVTQVLSLESDVLPEYKLQVPDTTWWIMLHYSPFKAFWDWIILILVLYTAVFTPYSAAFLLDEHGDLRQRSCGYTCNPLNVADLMVDVLFIVDIIINLRTTYVDQNDEVITQPSQIAKHYIKGWFPIDLLAAIPFDLLIFRSGSDEPKMATLTSLLKTARLLRLVRVARKLDQYSEYGAAVLFLLMCTFVLIAHWLACIWYAIGFVERPYTETGWLDNLAEQLGKSYNESDSSSGPSVKDKYVTALYFTLSSLTSVGFGNVSPNTNSEKIFSICVMVIGSLMYASIFGNVAAIIQRLYSGTTRYHTQMLRVKEFIRFHQIPGGLRLRLEEYFQHAWSYTNGINMNAVLKGFPESLQADICLHLNRSLLENCEAFRGGSQACLRALAVRIRTVHAPPADILINYGDILDSLFFISRGSIQVMRDNVVVAILGKNDIFGELIYLYDEPGRSNADVRTITYCDLHRIPRDDLLEVLDIYPSFADNFWRNLEITFDLRDVRWQLADQVPLITTDDSGDDWECRPKPKHRNHSLDCRIRPDGIDHEDSYPLRSCHHSSPQAGTEDHWSCGSSCSQSSEHMAKPLAQNARAELNPSEDAMRDYSPSAAQLLPQTGTSVDRDAALDRGHQASSLNVPEMYQYWPGRRSQELSNHVWQSSSVHKSNHPPPFTEERPSELESRLEVLHSQLNRLESRMTADINVILQLLQRQIAPVPPAYSTVSSTNIPTESSGLYGTGTPVLHSMFPISPPQMDGRAPSQNSDQTDPKKSQESISSGIHMTAASDDTTFMTVTPETDTHKGLNLQLPQQSVQSSLTANSRLRENLRYPSLPVNLDATSGRAKIQKHFSDPVLPVT, encoded by the exons ATGGAGCTGCGCAGCCCCTCCAAGGGGATGGACCGACCTCAGAACGTCACAGAGAAGGTCACCCAG gtGCTTTCTTTGGAGTCTGATGTACTACCTGAATACAAACTCCAAGTGCCTGACACGACATGGTGGATCATGCTTCACTACAGCCCCTTCAAGGCATTTTGGGACTGGATTATCCTCATCCTGGTCCTCTACACAGCTGTATTTACTCCTTACTCAGCTGCCTTCCTCTTGGATGAGCATGGGGATTTACGACAGAGGAGCTGTGGCTACACATGTAACCCTCTGAATGTAGCGGACCTCATGGTGGATGTCCTGTTCATTGTGGACATTATCATCAACCTTCGCACAACGTACGTTGACCAAAACGACGAGGTGATCACACAGCCGAGCCAGATAGCCAAGCATTATATCAAAGGCTGGTTCCCTATTGATCTGCTTGCAGCGATCCCCTTTGACCTTCTCATTTTCAGATCTGGCTCtgatg AACCGAAGATGGCAACCCTAACAAGTCTACTGAAAACAGCTCGGCTGTTGAGATTGGTCCGTGTGGCGAGAAAGCTGGATCAATATTCTGAATATGGAGCTGCCGTCCTCTTCTTGCTCATGTGCACCTTTGTACTCATTGCCCATTGGCTTGCCTGCATTTGGTACGCCATTGGCTTTGTGGAGAGGCCGTATACGGAGACGGGCTGGCTGGACAACCTGGCTGAACAACTGGGAAAGTCATACAATGAGAGCGACTCCTCCTCTGGTCCATCAGTCAAAGACAAATACGTCACGGCTCTCTACTTCACTTTGAGCAGTTTGACGAGTGTGGGGTTTGGTAATGTCTCTCCAAACACCAACTCGGAGAAGATCTTTTCCATCTGCGTCATGGTCATTGGAT CTCTAATGTATGCAAGCATATTTGGGAATGTGGCTGCAATCATCCAGCGGCTTTATTCTGGTACAACCCGCTACCACACCCAAATGCTGCGGGTCAAAGAATTTATCCGCTTCCACCAAATTCCGGGTGGTCTGCGCCTAAGGCTGGAGGAGTACTTTCAGCATGCCTGGTCTTACACAAATGGCATAAACATGAATGCT GTGTTAAAGGGATTTCCAGAGTCTTTGCAGGCAGACATCTGTTTGCACCTCAATCGTTCTCTCCTAGAGAACTGCGAAGCTTTTCGTGGAGGCAGTCAAGCATGTCTGCGTGCCTTAGCAGTGAGGATCAGGACAGTCCACGCCCCTCCAGCAGACATTCTGATCAACTACGGAGACATCCTGGACTCTCTCTTCTTCATCTCACGTGGTTCCATCCAGGTCATGAGGGATAATGTGGTGGTAGCCATTTTGGGTAAA AATGACATCTTTGGCGAGCTTATCTACCTGTATGACGAACCAGGGAGGTCAAATGCAGACGTTCGCACCATCACTTATTGTGACCTTCACCGTATCCCTCGGGACGACTTGCTTGAGGTTCTAGATATCTACCCAAGCTTTGCTGACAACTTCTGGAGGAACCTGGAGATCACTTTTGACCTGCGAGATGTGCGTTGGCAGTTG GCTGATCAAGTGCCACTTATAACAACTGATGATTCAGGGGATGACTGGGAATGTCGccccaaaccaaaacacagAAACCATTCCCTCGACTGTAGAATAAGGCCAG ATGGAATCGATCACGAAGACTCATATCCTCTTCGATCCTGCCATCACTCATCACCTCAGGCCGGCACGGAGGACCACTGGAGCTGTGGATCCTCGTGTTCTCAGTCCAGCGAGCACATGGCAAAGCCTCTTGCTCAAAACGCCAGAGCAGAGCTTAATCCTTCAGAAGATGCCATGCGGGACTACTCTCCATCTGCTGCGCAACTGCTGCCCCAGACTGGAACCTCAGTGGACAGGGATGCGGCGTTGGATCGAGGCCATCAAG ccTCCTCTCTGAATGTGCCAGAGATGTATCAATACTGGCCAGGCCGACGGTCACAAGAGCTTTCCAATCATGTCTGGCAATCTTCCTCTGTGCACAAGTCAAACCACCCCCCACCATTCACAGAGGAACGACCCAGTGAGCTCGAGTCTCGACTTGAAGTTTTGCATTCACAACTCAATAG GCTGGAGTCACGCATGACAGCCGACATCAACGTTATTCTGCAGCTTCTCCAGAGGCAGATTGCTCCTGTACCTCCAGCTTACAGCACTGTATCATCCACTAACATTCCAACTGAGTCATCTGGCTTGTATGGGACTGGGACTCCAGTGTTGCACAGCATGTTTCCCATTTCGCCCCCACAGATGGATGGCCGAGCACCCTCACAG AACTCGGACCAGACTGACCCCAAGAAGTCCCAGGAGTCTATATCCAGCGGCATCCATATGACTGCAGCATCTGACGACACAACGTTCATGACCGTCACCCCTGAAACCGACACCCATAAAGGGTTAAATCTGCAGCTGCCCCAGCAGTCAGTCCAATCTTCCCTCACAGCTAACTCCAGGCTGCGTGAGAACCTTCGCTACCCCTCACTGCCAGTGAACCTGGATGCCACCTCAGGACGGGCCAAGATCCAGAAACACTTCTCAGACCCAGTGCTGCCTGTCACCTGA